Part of the Arthrobacter gengyunqii genome is shown below.
CCCGAAGGTTCAATCCCTCCGCGTGGTCGGTCACCTCGCGCACCTGGCGGGCTTCGACGTCGGCGATTGCAATGATCAGGATGGTGGCCCGGGTGCGCTGGACGACGTCGCGCAGGTCCTGCAGGCGGCCCATAACGGGCACGGTGGACAGGCGCAGGTGTTTTTTGGCGGGGTCGTCGTCGATCAGGCCCACCGGGTAATACGGGGAATCCGGGTCCTTCATCATCCGCGTCACAAGGGAGTTGCCCAGGAAACCTGCCCCGTACACCAGCGTGCGCTGGGCTTCATCGCCCGGCCGGACCTTGCCCTCCACGTACATGCGCTTGAGATAGCGGATAGCGGCCATGAACAGGCAGGCAAACGGGAAAGCGATCATTCCGGTGCTGCGGGGGATGTCGATGGCCAGGCCAAAGAGGGCGCTGAACAGGACCAGGATCGCGGCAACCACAAGCGTTACGATCGCCAGCAGGCGCATCTCGTGGAAGCTGCCGAAGCTGTAGCGGCCCCGGTACAGGGCAAACGAATAGCCTACGGCCAGCTGGACCAGCACAGCCGCGCCGCAGAAGACGACGACACCCCCGGGATTAATCTGGTCCACTGTGAGCTCATAGCGGAGCACCAGAGCCAGGACGATGGCCACAATCCAGGCCAGCGAGTCCAAAATGTACTGGGACCACAGCCACAGCGCAGGCTTTTCGCCGCGGGAAGGACCGCTCTCGTCCGTACTTGTCTGCCTCATAATCCTCAACGGGTAGTTCCCCGGTTCTCTTCTCGGTGATTCCAACACTGTTCGAAAGAATCCGGTGTAATAGACTGGAATCTCATCAGCATTCTAACTGCACACCCTTCTCCGTTCGGCTTGGGCCGCTCATCCGGGTTGCCTCGAAAGGATCATTTTGCCGGACTCCGTTGCCGTAGCGGCTGTAACGTTCGACCGCCCCGACGATGTGTCCACTTTGCTGGACGCATTGGCTGCCCAGAGCGGCAACATTACCTCGGTGGCCTTGGTGGATTCTGGGAAGACTCCGGTTCAGGATATCGCTGAAGCGTCACCCGCGCCCGTCACGTACATCCGGTCCAACACAAATCTGGGCGGCGCCGGCGGTTTTTCGCTGGCCATTCTCTCTGCGATGGCTTCGGGCGCGGAGTGGATCTGGATCATGGACGACGACGCGCATCCGGAGGATCCGAACTGCCTTTCGGCCCTGCTCGAGGCTGCGCAGGAACACCACATGGACGTGGTCCTTCCGCTGGTTGTGGCTCCGGGACACCCGGACACCCTGTCCTTCCATTTCCGCCTGAACGGCAAGCTCACCCATGACCGCGCCGAGGTGGAAAAGCTCGGGTTCATTCCCGACGTCGGACACTTCTTCAACGGCGCCCTCATCCGCGCCGATGTGTTCTTCCGCGTGGGCCTGCCGGATCTGCGGCTGTTCATCCGCGGTGATGAGACCGACTTCATGATCCGCCTGCGGCGCGCCGGAATCCGGTTTGGAACTGTGACTTCCGTGGCCCTGACCCATCCGGCGGCATGGGCCGAGGTGCAGCAGGTTGCCGGTGAGCGGCTGCACGTGCTGGTTCCCGAGAACGCGTTCAAGCAGTTCTACTTTTACCGCAACCGCGGCCACCTGACGTGGAAATACAAGCGCCTGCGCTCCTTTGCCGCCGATGCGGTGGGCTATCCCGTCCACTTTGCAAAGACCCGCGATCCGCGCGGCTTCGCTGCCTGGCTGCGCGCCTACGCCGCAGGCATGCGCGGGCGACGCTTCGGACCGCCGTCGGACTTCGGCTTCTGACATGGCAGGTGCCGACATGCCCTCCCCCGATATGCCCTCCGCCACCGGCGAAATGACGCTGGTTATCGCCACGTTCAACCGTTCCGGCTACCTGCGCGGATTGTTGGATTCCGTGGTTGCACTGGACCCCGCGCCGGAGCGGATTGTGGTGGTGGACAATGCCAGCACCGATGACACCCAGGACGTCATCACCGCCGCTGCCTCCCGGCTAGCCGTTCCGCTGGTGAACGTGCGGCTGCCCGTCAACGCCGGCGGCGCCGGCGGATTTGCGGCAGGTGTGGAGCGGGCCCTCAGCGCAGGCGCGTCATGGCTGTGGCTGATGGACGACGACGTCGTGGTCCTTCCGGGGGCCGTGACAGCGCTTGGCAAGTGGACCGGAACGTACGAGTGCATCCACGGCAGGCGTCTGGACGAGGCTGGCAAGCCGTTTTTCTGGCAGCACCGTTTCCTGCCGTTCCTCGGCATCCACATTCCGATCCGGGGCAATGTCTTCCGCGACACCGCGGCTTTCGAAACGAACGTGGGCTGCTTTGAAGGCATGTTGATTTCCGCTGAGCTGGTGCGCCGAATCGGTCTTCCCGACGAGCGGTACTTCATCAACGGCGACGACGAGATTTACGGCTGGCTTGCCTCCCGCCTGACGGACGTGGTGTATGTCAATGACTTTGTGCTGCAGAAGGTCCGCCCGCAGAAGCACATCGATCTGGGCATCCGGCACCTGAACGACTCGAGTGATCTCAGCCGCTTCTATTCCATGCGCAACCGCGGCCACACCGGCCAGTACCTGCGGGCGCACGGCCGGTACAACCGCTTTGGGTTTGCCCTGGGGACACTGCTGACGGCCGGCAAGGAGATCCTGCGGCTGCTGGCGGTGGAGCACCGGGTCGCCGGGATACCCAGCCTGTGGCGCGGTTGGCGCGAAAGCCGGTCAATCCTGCACGATGGATCATGGCAGCCCATGCCGCCGCTAGAGGCGGCTCCATCCCCCGATCGAAAGCACCAGGTTTGACGCACTCCATTTCTGCGCAGGATCCCAAGAACCAGAGCTCCAACCCGGGTGAGCGGTCGCCGTCGGCCGTGTGGGCGGTGCTTGGTTCCTCCGGTTTCATCGGCAGCGCGGTGTGCGGGTCCCTTCGGGAAGCGGGGATTGAGGTGCGCGCCGTTCCCGCTCCCCGGCTGGAATCAACCGCCTCCGATACGGCGGGCCTGTTCGGGGAAGCCGCCGCGCTGACTGCTGTGCGGGCGGAACTTGCGGCCGCGTTTGCCGGCGCCGAGGTGGTCGTCAACGCCGCAGGCCTGGCCACCCCGGGCGGCACTGACTCGCCCGCACTCCGCGGCGCCAACGCGCTGCTGCCGCTGGTTGTTGCCGATGCCGCCGATGCCGCCGGCGTCGCGCGCTTTGTCCACCTAAGCAGTGCCGCTGTCCAGGGGCACCGTCCGTTCCTGGACGAAACCAGCTATGTGCAGCCGTTTTCCGCCTATTCCCGGTCCAAGGCACTGGGTGAACGGGTGCTCGCGGAACGACGGACCGGCGCCTGCAGTGTGGTGACCATCCGTGCCACCTCTGTCCAGGGACCGCATCGGCCCACCACTGTCAACCTTGCCCGCTTGGCTGCCTCTCCCCTGGCCTCGGTCGCGGGAGAAGGCGCGGCGCCTTCTCCCGTCAGCTCCGTGGATTCCCTTGTCCAGTTCATCCGCACGGTGGGCCTGCACACGGGCAGCGTTCCCGCCGTCGTCCTGCAGCCGTGGGAGCGGTCCACCGTGGCCGGAGTGCTGGAAGCGGCGGGCGGCCGGAAGCCGCTGCGGCTGCCGGAATGGCTGTGCCGCAGCGCTCTCTGGGGCGGTTATCGGATTTCCGCCCTCGCGGGCGAACGGCTGCACGGTCCGCTGCGCCGCCTCGAAATGATGTGGTTCGGGCAGCGGCAGGTTCCCGGGTGGGCCGAGGCCACCGGCAACGTCCCCGACCCCCGGGTCCGGGAAGTCCTCCGCTCAGTCCAGGTTCGGGAACCGGCGGACCGCTAACATATCCTGCCCGAGCGGGAAGGGACAGCCTAGGCTGCGTCCTCCGAGGGTCCCTGGACTCCCGGCACGACTTCCTGCAGCCGCTCCAGGCTGATCGCGCCCAGCCGGACCACCCGCAGGGTGTCGGACGTGGCATCGACGATGGTGGACGGCACACCCGGCTCGCCGTGTTCCGGCCGGGGCCCCGCCTCGAGGTAAACCTCCACCGACTCGGCCAGCTGCTCGCGGGCCTGCGCGGCGGTCTGTGCCGCCGGGTTGCCGGTGCGGTTAGCCGACGAGACCGCCAGCGGCCCCGTGAGGTTAAGCAGTTCCAGCGCAATCTTGTCATCGGGCATGCGCAGCGCAACGGTGCCCATCGTGTCACCCAGGTCCCAGGTCAACGACGGCTGCGAATGGAAAATCAACGTCAGCCCGCCGGGCCAAAAAGCCGTAGCCAGGGCACGCGCGTCGTCGGACACGTCCACTGCCAATCCGTCCATCGTCTGCATCCGGGGAATCAGCACGGGCGGCGGCATGGACCGGCCCCGGCCCTTGGACGCAAGCAGGGTGGCCACGGCCTGGGGAGAAAAGGCATCCGCGCCAATGCCGTAGACGGTGTCGGTGGGCAGGACCACGCACTGCTTTGCAGCCACGGCCTGCTGGGCTTTGGCCAGGCCTTCGCTTCGGCTCTGCGGATCAGTGCAGTCGTAAGTGGTAGTCACTTGTGTCCTTGTTCCTTCGAATCATTGAATCTGTTGATATAAGCGGGTCTGTGGATCAGGCCGGGGATGATGTCCGCACTGCAGACGTGGCCCGCGGACGGCCGTTGAGGTCAGTGTGCGTGGCAACATTGCGCCAGCAGGCTTCCGCCGACAGCAGGGCAGCAATCCTCTCGGCCTGCACCTCGGCGTGTTCCATCACAAAGTAACCGTTCGGCAGCAGCAATCGGGCGGCGGTGGCAGCAGCGGCCAGCGGGAGTTCAAGCCCGTCCCGGCCGCCTCCGTACAACGCCATGGCCGGATCATGCTCCGCGGCTTCCGGTTCATTGGGAACGGCATCCGCCGGTACGTACGGCGGGTTGGAAACCACCACGTCAAAGGTTCCATTCTCCTCAGCCAGGGCGGTCCGCAGGTCGTCGTGAACCAAACGCACTCCCAACGGCTCGAGGTTCCGGCGCGCCCAGGCCAGGGCCAACGGGCTGAGTTCGACGGCGCAGACGTCGGCCTCCGGAACCTCGGAGGCCAGCGAGGCGGCGATGGCACCGGAACCGGTGCCCAGGTCCACTGCCTTGACCGGAGACTTCCCGGCGGCGAGCACGTCCCGCGCGTGGTCGATGGCCAGCTGCGCGACCGTCTCAGTCTCGGGCCGGGGCACGAAGACCCCGGGCCCCACCTTCAGCTCGAGGTAGCGGAAAGACGCGGAACCGGTCAGGTGCTGCAGCGGCACGCGGGAGGCGCGCTCGGCCACCAGCTCGGCATAGCCGGACGGAACCGGTGCATCGGTGAAGGCCAGCGCCTTCACCCGGCCGCGGGACTCCCCCAGCAGATGGGCAGCCAGCAGCTCGGCGTCCACGGCCGGAGTCGGCACCCCTGCGGCGGCCAGCGTAGCGGCGGCTTCACGCAAGGCCGCCGCCAGGGTGGTGGATTCCATCGGCTTACTTAGTTCTCGTCACCAATGGCGTCCAGGCGGGCCTGTTCATCCATTTCGATGGCGGCCTGCACAACGGCCTCCAGCTCGCCGTTCAGGACGGTGTCCAGGTTGTAGGCCTTGTAGCCGGTGCGGTGGTCCACAATCCGGTTCTCCGGGTAGTTGTACGTGCGGATGCGCTCGGAACGGTCCATGGTGCGGATCTGCGACTTGCGGATGTCGGAGTTCGCGGCGTCGATCTTCTCCTGCTCGTGGGCCAGGATGCGGGAGCGCAGCACACGCATGGCCGCTTCCCGGTTCTGCAGCTGGGATTTCTCATTCTGCATCGCCACCACAATGCCCGTGGGCAGGTGGGTGATGCGCACGGCGGAGTCGGTGGTGTTCACCGACTGGCCACCGGGGCCGGAGGAACGGTAGACGTCGATCTTCAGGTCGTTCTGGCTGATCTCGACTTCTTCGGGCTCGTCCACTTCGGGCAGCACCAGCACGCCGGCGGCCGAGGTGTGGATGCGGCCCTGGGACTCGGTCACGGGTACGCGCTGCACGCGGTGCACGCCGCCCTCGTACTTCAGGCGGGCGTAAACACCCTCGGCCGGGTCGTTGGAGTTGCCCTTGATGGCCATCGAAACGTCCTTGTAGCCGCCCAGGTCGGACTCGGTGGCGGAGATGATCTCGGTCCGCCAGCCGCGGTGCTCGGCGTAGCGGGTGTACATGCGCAGCAGGTCACCGGCGAACAGTGCTGCTTCGTCGCCGCCTTCACCGCCCTTGACCTCGATGATGACGTCGCGGCCGTCGTTGGGGTCACGCGGGATCAGCAGGCGGCGCAGGGTCTCCTGTGCCTCATCCAGCTGTTCCTTCAGGACCGGCACCTCGGCGGCGAATTCCGGATCTTCGTCTGCCATTTCGGAGGCTGCTGCGAGGTCGTCTTCGAGGGCGTGCCACTTGTTGTAGGCGTCCACGATGCGGCTGAGCTCGGCGTAACGCCGCCCGAGCCGCCGGGCCAGGCCCTGATCCGCATGCACTGCGGGATCGGAAAGCCGCAGCTGCAGCTCTGCGTGCTCATCCAACAGACCCTGTATGGACTCAAACATCTTTTACGTTCCTCTTTCGATGGTTGGAGCCGGCCCAAACCGACCGGCTCCATGGCAATTTCACGGCGGAGATTTTTCGACTGCCCACCAGCAGTTTATCCGTGCTCGGCTCCGGACCTGTGCCTGTGTTCCGGAACCGTGCGTTAACTGCCAAGCCGCCCAGACTCCGGCCCGTCCGCGAAGGCGGAGGCCGGAATATGAGCGGCTTGGTAAGGCAGCTAGTTGTCCTTGGTGCCCAGGGTGGTCTGCTGGACCTGCATCAGGAACTCCACGTTGGACTGCGTCTCGCGGATCTTTCCGGTGAGCAGTTCCAGCGCCTGCTGGGTGTCCAGACCGGACAGGACCCGGCGCAGCTTCCACATGATCTTGACTTCATCAGGGGAAAGCAGGTTCTCTTCGCGGCGGGTGCCGGACGCGTTGACGTCCACGGCCGGGAAGATGCGCTTGTCCGCGAGGTTGCGGGACAGGCGCAGTTCCATGTTGCCGGTGCCCTTGAATTCCTCGAAGATAACCTCGTCCATCTTGGATCCGGTTTCCACCAGGGCCGTGGCCAGGATGGTCAGTGACCCGCCGTTTTCGATGTTGCGGGCAGCACCGAAGAAACGCTTGGGCGGGTACAGCGCGGACGAGTCCACGCCACCGGAAAGGATACGGCCCGACGCCGGAGCGGCCAGGTTGTAGGCACGGCCCAGGCGGGTCATGGAGTCCAGGAGGACGACGACGTCGTTCCCCATTTCCACCAGGCGCTTGGCGCGCTCGATGGCGAGCTCAGCAACCGTGGTGTGGTCATCGGCGGGGCGGTCGAAGGTGGAGGCAATGACCTCACCCTTGACCGTGCGCTGCATGTCCGTAACTTCCTCGGGACGTTCGTCCACGAGGACCATCATGAGGTGGACCTCGGGGTTGTTGATCGTGATGGCGTTGGCAATCGCCTGCAGGATCAGCGTCTTACCAGCCTTCGGCGGGGAGACGATCAGGCCGCGCTGGCCCTTGCCGATCGGAGCCACGAGGTCAATCACACGCGGGCCGATCACCTTTGCGGAGGTCTCCAGGCGCAGGCGCTCGGAGGGGTACAGCGGAACCAGCTTGGAGAATTCCACGCGGTCCTTGTTGTCCTCGGCAGGCTTGCCGTTGACGGAGGTCAGACGAACCAGTGCGTTGAACTTCTGGCGCTGGTTTCCACCCTGGTTTTCACCTTCGCGGGGGGCGCGGATGGCGCCGACGACGGCGTCGCCCTTGCGCAGGTTGTACTTCTTGACCTGGGCGAGGGAAACATAGACATCGTTCGGGCCCGGAAGGTAACCGGAGGTGCGAACAAACGCGTAGTTCTCGAGGACGTCCAGGATGCCGGCTACGGGCAGCAGGACGTCATCTTCAGTGACCTCGACGTCGTCGACGTCCGGGTTCTGGTTCCGGTTGCGGCGGCGCTCGTTGCGGTCGCGGAAACGGTCGTTCCGGTCGCTGCGATCGTTGCGGTCATTCCGATCGTTGCGGTTGCGGTTGCGGCGGTTACGCCCGCGGCCGTTCTCGTCGCCGTCGTTGTCGCGGCTGTCGCTGCGGTTGTTGTCGCGGTCGCCACGGTTGTTCTCGCGCTCGTTGCGGTTGTTCTCGCGGCTCTCACTGCGGTTATTGTCGCGGTCGCCGCGGTTATTTTCGCGGTTGTCGCTGCGGTTATTGTCGCGGTTGTTCTCGCGGCTGTCACCGCGGTTGTTGTCGCGGTCGTTGCGGTTGTTCTCGCGGTCGCCACGGTTGTTCTCGCGCTTGTCGCTGCGGTTGTTCTCGCGGCGGTCCTCCGAGACTGAGCCGTTTGCCGAAGCGCCGGTTCCGTTGTCGGAAGCGGTCGCCGGCGCGGAGTCGGCGTTCGTCTGGTCGGCCTTGCCGTTGTCGGCACGGCCGTTCTCGGAGGTGCCCTCGCTGTCTGCACGGCGGCTGCGTGAGCGGCGGTTGCTGCGCTCGCGCTGCGGCTGCTCTTCCCGCGGAGTTTCCTCGCGGGAGTTTTCCTCGCGCGGAGCCTCAGCGTGTGCGGGCTCAGCGGCGTTCCGGGCGGGTGCCTCGGCTGCAGGCGCAGTGACTACACCGTCACTGGCAGCGCGGCGGTTGCGGTTGCGGGTCCGCGCCGGGCGCTCGGGAGCGCTCTGCTCGGCGGCCGGTGCCTCGGCAGCAGCCGGAGCGGAGGAGCCTGCAGTGGCAACGTCGGCCTTGGGGGCTTCGGTCTTAGCTCCGCGCACCGGACGGTCAGCGACTGCGCCGCCACGCTGGTGGTTGGAGATCGCCGTTACGAGATCTCCCTTCCGCATGCGGGATCCGCCGGTAATACCCAGCTGGCCGGCAAGCGCCTGAAGCTGAGCAAGCTTGAGGCCAGCCAGTCCGGAGCTTTTTGAAGTCGCTTCGCCGTTGGTTCCGGCGGTAGCTGAGTCCACACCTGTTGTCAGGTCAGTGGTATCGGTCACGAAGGATCCTTCCCCCTCGTCGGGCGGTCCGGCGCAGTGCCGGCCGCGGATGATTTGATCCTGGTCCCCCTATGGTCAGACATGGGGGGCAGGGTTCGCCGGTTCCGGCTAAAGCCGGGCGACGGCGAATCTACTGGGTGCCTCTTGGAAAAGAAATCCACAGGAGTTTGGTCAGCTTTGCTGCCGAACTATGCGGCATTCAAGGGAACTGGCCTTTTCTTGGCAGTACCCGAAGGCTGCACCGGGGATTGCGCTTCCGCAGTTGAATAAGAGTATTCAAACACGATGCTTGGACAATATGCCGCTGACAGCGAGTTTTCAACAAATACTCAGGGCGGCCCAAGTACGGACGGCCTGGATGCGGGAGCACAAAGACGGTTAGTACCGCTGGTGCTCTTCCACTCTAGCACCATCACGATCAACACTCAGCCGCAAAACACGCCAGAATTGAGCAGTTTCAGCGGCTGCAAGATGCTGGGCGATGAGCAGCTCGGCCTGGTCCGCCTGGTCGTTGCCGTTGGCCAGCGCCATGACCGTTGGGCCGGCACCGGAGATGACCGCAGCGATGCCGTGGCTGCGCAGGTGCCTCATGAGAGCGGCACTGGGCTCCATGGCGGAAGCACGGTAATCCTGGTGCAGGAAATCCACTGTTCCCGCCGGCAGCAGGGAGGGTTCCGCAGCGAGGGCATGAATCAGCAGGGCAGCCCGTCCCGAGTTGGCAGCGGCGGCCGGATGCGGAACCTCAGCGGGAAGCAACCCGCGGGCGCTCTCCGTGGAGAGTTCAGTGGCCGGAACTGCAGCCACGGGAATGATGTCCGCGTGCACCGGCGCATTGGCGGACCGGAAGGCACCGTCTTCCTCCCAGGAGATCGCCAGACCTCCGGCCAGTGCCGGGGCCACGTTGTCCGGGTGTCCTTCCAACCTCGAGCAGAGGTCCAACAGTGCTGCAGCATCCAGACGATGCTCCGCGGGCAGCAGGGCGTTGCCCGCCAGCACCCCGGACACGATGGCTGACGCGGAAGACCCCAGGCCGCGGCCGTGGGGAATGACGTTCTCCGCCTCAAAGTGCAGCCCCGGGACCGAAAACCCAACAGACTCTGCGGTCTGACGGATGGTCTTCACCACCAGGTGGGTGTCATCGGTGGGCAGCGTTGCCGCCCCTTCGCCGCTGATTTTCACGGTGGTGCCCGGCTCGGCGGAAGTGCGCACCCGGACGGTGTCATACAAGCCGACGGCCATTCCCAGGCTGTCAAAGCCCGGACCCAGATTGGCACTGGTGGCCGGCACC
Proteins encoded:
- a CDS encoding glycosyltransferase; this encodes MPDSVAVAAVTFDRPDDVSTLLDALAAQSGNITSVALVDSGKTPVQDIAEASPAPVTYIRSNTNLGGAGGFSLAILSAMASGAEWIWIMDDDAHPEDPNCLSALLEAAQEHHMDVVLPLVVAPGHPDTLSFHFRLNGKLTHDRAEVEKLGFIPDVGHFFNGALIRADVFFRVGLPDLRLFIRGDETDFMIRLRRAGIRFGTVTSVALTHPAAWAEVQQVAGERLHVLVPENAFKQFYFYRNRGHLTWKYKRLRSFAADAVGYPVHFAKTRDPRGFAAWLRAYAAGMRGRRFGPPSDFGF
- a CDS encoding glycosyltransferase, translating into MPSPDMPSATGEMTLVIATFNRSGYLRGLLDSVVALDPAPERIVVVDNASTDDTQDVITAAASRLAVPLVNVRLPVNAGGAGGFAAGVERALSAGASWLWLMDDDVVVLPGAVTALGKWTGTYECIHGRRLDEAGKPFFWQHRFLPFLGIHIPIRGNVFRDTAAFETNVGCFEGMLISAELVRRIGLPDERYFINGDDEIYGWLASRLTDVVYVNDFVLQKVRPQKHIDLGIRHLNDSSDLSRFYSMRNRGHTGQYLRAHGRYNRFGFALGTLLTAGKEILRLLAVEHRVAGIPSLWRGWRESRSILHDGSWQPMPPLEAAPSPDRKHQV
- a CDS encoding NAD-dependent epimerase/dehydratase family protein; the protein is MTHSISAQDPKNQSSNPGERSPSAVWAVLGSSGFIGSAVCGSLREAGIEVRAVPAPRLESTASDTAGLFGEAAALTAVRAELAAAFAGAEVVVNAAGLATPGGTDSPALRGANALLPLVVADAADAAGVARFVHLSSAAVQGHRPFLDETSYVQPFSAYSRSKALGERVLAERRTGACSVVTIRATSVQGPHRPTTVNLARLAASPLASVAGEGAAPSPVSSVDSLVQFIRTVGLHTGSVPAVVLQPWERSTVAGVLEAAGGRKPLRLPEWLCRSALWGGYRISALAGERLHGPLRRLEMMWFGQRQVPGWAEATGNVPDPRVREVLRSVQVREPADR
- the prmC gene encoding peptide chain release factor N(5)-glutamine methyltransferase; amino-acid sequence: MESTTLAAALREAAATLAAAGVPTPAVDAELLAAHLLGESRGRVKALAFTDAPVPSGYAELVAERASRVPLQHLTGSASFRYLELKVGPGVFVPRPETETVAQLAIDHARDVLAAGKSPVKAVDLGTGSGAIAASLASEVPEADVCAVELSPLALAWARRNLEPLGVRLVHDDLRTALAEENGTFDVVVSNPPYVPADAVPNEPEAAEHDPAMALYGGGRDGLELPLAAAATAARLLLPNGYFVMEHAEVQAERIAALLSAEACWRNVATHTDLNGRPRATSAVRTSSPA
- the prfA gene encoding peptide chain release factor 1; its protein translation is MFESIQGLLDEHAELQLRLSDPAVHADQGLARRLGRRYAELSRIVDAYNKWHALEDDLAAASEMADEDPEFAAEVPVLKEQLDEAQETLRRLLIPRDPNDGRDVIIEVKGGEGGDEAALFAGDLLRMYTRYAEHRGWRTEIISATESDLGGYKDVSMAIKGNSNDPAEGVYARLKYEGGVHRVQRVPVTESQGRIHTSAAGVLVLPEVDEPEEVEISQNDLKIDVYRSSGPGGQSVNTTDSAVRITHLPTGIVVAMQNEKSQLQNREAAMRVLRSRILAHEQEKIDAANSDIRKSQIRTMDRSERIRTYNYPENRIVDHRTGYKAYNLDTVLNGELEAVVQAAIEMDEQARLDAIGDEN
- the rho gene encoding transcription termination factor Rho; its protein translation is MTDTTDLTTGVDSATAGTNGEATSKSSGLAGLKLAQLQALAGQLGITGGSRMRKGDLVTAISNHQRGGAVADRPVRGAKTEAPKADVATAGSSAPAAAEAPAAEQSAPERPARTRNRNRRAASDGVVTAPAAEAPARNAAEPAHAEAPREENSREETPREEQPQRERSNRRSRSRRADSEGTSENGRADNGKADQTNADSAPATASDNGTGASANGSVSEDRRENNRSDKRENNRGDRENNRNDRDNNRGDSRENNRDNNRSDNRENNRGDRDNNRSESRENNRNERENNRGDRDNNRSDSRDNDGDENGRGRNRRNRNRNDRNDRNDRSDRNDRFRDRNERRRNRNQNPDVDDVEVTEDDVLLPVAGILDVLENYAFVRTSGYLPGPNDVYVSLAQVKKYNLRKGDAVVGAIRAPREGENQGGNQRQKFNALVRLTSVNGKPAEDNKDRVEFSKLVPLYPSERLRLETSAKVIGPRVIDLVAPIGKGQRGLIVSPPKAGKTLILQAIANAITINNPEVHLMMVLVDERPEEVTDMQRTVKGEVIASTFDRPADDHTTVAELAIERAKRLVEMGNDVVVLLDSMTRLGRAYNLAAPASGRILSGGVDSSALYPPKRFFGAARNIENGGSLTILATALVETGSKMDEVIFEEFKGTGNMELRLSRNLADKRIFPAVDVNASGTRREENLLSPDEVKIMWKLRRVLSGLDTQQALELLTGKIRETQSNVEFLMQVQQTTLGTKDN
- the thrB gene encoding homoserine kinase, with the protein product MSDSAALPRSAAEAAGGAVAAGQAVTVRVPATSANLGPGFDSLGMAVGLYDTVRVRTSAEPGTTVKISGEGAATLPTDDTHLVVKTIRQTAESVGFSVPGLHFEAENVIPHGRGLGSSASAIVSGVLAGNALLPAEHRLDAAALLDLCSRLEGHPDNVAPALAGGLAISWEEDGAFRSANAPVHADIIPVAAVPATELSTESARGLLPAEVPHPAAAANSGRAALLIHALAAEPSLLPAGTVDFLHQDYRASAMEPSAALMRHLRSHGIAAVISGAGPTVMALANGNDQADQAELLIAQHLAAAETAQFWRVLRLSVDRDGARVEEHQRY